One window from the genome of Megalobrama amblycephala isolate DHTTF-2021 linkage group LG4, ASM1881202v1, whole genome shotgun sequence encodes:
- the LOC125266123 gene encoding coiled-coil domain-containing protein 60-like, with amino-acid sequence MLDGITTSFVDKAEELRLNLSDALDRCAKKRWDFGVLTYWSLCKMVSHGRIPSTVTSITFMASPRAQDSKIPDSTEDPYSTQWLSALLSDLAPIKNSDRRVAHLLEKLSRFTQGHRLRLHPHNFLRILNSLQLWELCCPDLSVAIEVQDSVTKHFYNGFRLHNIFLSATIVTVSEKNNHAMSEITPYTIWLYLKGQKP; translated from the exons ATGTTGGATGGGATAACGACATCTTTTGTGGACAAAGCAGAAGAGTTAAGACTTAATTTATCTGATGCTTTAGACCGCTGTGCCAA GAAGAGATGGGATTTTGGGGTCCTGACATACTGGTCTCTTTGCAAAATGGTGTCCCATGGACGAATCCCTTCTACCGTGACCTCCATAACTTTCATGGCCTCTCCAAGAGCGCAAGACTCAAAAATCCCCGACAGCACTGAGGATCCATACAGCACTCAGTG GCTCTCAGCGTTGCTCAGTGATCTAGCCCCCATCAAAAACTCAGACCGGAGGGTGGCACATTTGCTGGAGAAGCTGAGTCGATTTACACAAGGCCACAGGCTGCGACTTCACCCACACAACTTCCTGAGGATCTTAAACTCCCTCCAGCTGTGGGAGCTTTGCTGCCCAGATCTAAGTGTGGCTATAGAGGTACAAGACTCAGTTACTAAGCACTTTTACAATgggttcagactacacaatatttttttatccgCTACGATAGtcactgtgtcagaaaaaaataatcatgcTATGTCTGAAATCACCCCTTATACTATTTGGCTCTATTTGAAGGGAcagaaaccatag